A DNA window from Providencia huaxiensis contains the following coding sequences:
- a CDS encoding helix-turn-helix domain-containing protein, with protein MPQDNHLALVYALSKWIEEHLGRVIHLEELAAYSGYSLWHMQKIFKEVTGISLGKYIRQRRLAGAVNLLRNSNQSIFDIALDFGFGSQSHFTYMFRKEYGITPFDFRQNDQIQLDVKQPLHLIHNYE; from the coding sequence ATGCCACAAGATAACCACTTAGCACTTGTTTATGCTTTGAGTAAATGGATAGAAGAACACTTAGGGCGCGTGATCCACTTAGAAGAGCTCGCGGCTTATTCAGGCTATTCACTTTGGCATATGCAAAAAATCTTTAAAGAAGTCACAGGGATTTCACTGGGTAAATACATCCGTCAACGCCGCCTTGCAGGTGCGGTCAACTTACTCCGTAATAGTAACCAGTCCATTTTCGATATTGCACTGGATTTTGGTTTTGGGTCTCAGTCCCACTTTACCTATATGTTCCGCAAAGAATATGGTATCACGCCATTTGATTTTAGACAGAATGACCAAATCCAATTAGATGTTAAGCAACCGCTCCATCTAATTCATAATTATGAGTGA